Proteins from one Methanococcus maripaludis C5 genomic window:
- a CDS encoding DUF367 family protein, producing MKLFIYHEKQCDPKRCTALKMGKLGYAKIITNPNKVPRNSLLLNPYSEKTVSVEDREIIEKYGILGLDCSWKQAEVVFKKTNAKNQRILPFLIAGNPVNYGKPCKLTTLEAIVATLYIANYKNEAISLLNGFKWGNTFIDVNKELLEQYCGKTSDEIIRIQNEILNNIRNR from the coding sequence ATGAAACTTTTCATATACCATGAAAAACAGTGCGACCCAAAAAGGTGTACTGCACTAAAAATGGGAAAACTCGGGTACGCAAAGATAATTACAAATCCAAACAAAGTTCCGAGGAATTCACTTTTACTAAATCCATATTCGGAAAAGACAGTTTCCGTTGAAGATAGGGAAATTATCGAAAAATATGGAATTTTGGGATTGGACTGTTCGTGGAAACAGGCTGAAGTTGTATTTAAAAAAACAAACGCCAAGAATCAGAGGATTTTACCGTTTTTAATTGCAGGAAATCCTGTAAATTACGGAAAACCCTGTAAACTAACTACTTTGGAAGCAATAGTGGCTACCCTCTATATAGCAAACTATAAAAATGAGGCCATCTCTTTATTGAATGGTTTCAAATGGGGAAACACTTTTATAGATGTTAATAAAGAATTACTTGAACAGTATTGTGGAAAAACATCTGATGAAATCATTAGGATTCAGAACGAAATTTTAAATAACATACGAAACAGGTGA
- a CDS encoding DNA methyltransferase translates to MNLRNTKAGFLLSAEHEKLPLAELNALIDIFNLEGNLNCFKNYLILDSSISKDIIKKMVSRGGYTNEGHLLFSETPIINQNVDETLNNFFKTSESLDFPIEKSETFAVRVLKLEKESPFNSMEIERKLGGIIKKKTSAEVNLKNPVKTFRVVISDNTIYTGLVLEKRDIEYFQNNRPHLRAYFHPGCIMPKLARCLVNLSRVKEREIVLDPFCGTGGFLIEAGFLGCKLIGSDIDEQMVKGAILNLKTYDLSKQVISIKQNDAKNVSKYLEELGIEKIDGIVTDPPYGISTLKKGDMLEIFKKIVDVLKNNDYLVFAAPNKMELDLKLVEFYEMRVHKSLTRYIHVYKKD, encoded by the coding sequence TTGAATTTAAGAAACACAAAAGCAGGTTTTTTGTTGAGTGCTGAACACGAAAAACTTCCACTGGCAGAATTAAACGCTTTGATCGATATTTTTAATCTTGAAGGAAATTTAAACTGCTTTAAAAATTACTTAATATTGGACAGTTCAATTTCAAAAGATATCATAAAAAAAATGGTTAGTAGGGGGGGATACACAAACGAAGGACACTTATTATTCTCAGAAACTCCGATAATTAACCAGAATGTAGATGAAACACTTAATAATTTTTTCAAAACTTCCGAAAGTCTTGATTTTCCAATTGAAAAAAGTGAAACTTTTGCAGTTCGTGTTTTGAAATTAGAAAAAGAAAGCCCGTTTAATTCAATGGAAATCGAAAGAAAACTCGGCGGAATTATAAAGAAAAAAACTTCTGCAGAGGTAAACTTGAAAAATCCCGTAAAAACATTTAGGGTTGTTATTTCAGATAATACAATATATACGGGACTTGTTCTTGAAAAAAGAGATATTGAATATTTCCAAAACAACCGGCCCCACCTAAGAGCATATTTCCATCCTGGATGCATCATGCCAAAACTTGCAAGGTGCCTTGTAAACCTATCGAGAGTTAAAGAAAGAGAGATTGTTTTAGATCCATTCTGCGGAACCGGGGGATTCTTAATTGAAGCTGGATTTTTAGGATGTAAATTAATTGGTAGTGACATTGACGAACAGATGGTAAAAGGTGCAATTTTAAACTTAAAAACGTATGATTTATCAAAACAAGTCATTTCAATTAAACAAAACGATGCTAAAAACGTTTCAAAATATTTAGAAGAATTGGGAATTGAAAAAATAGATGGGATTGTAACTGATCCCCCATATGGTATTTCTACATTGAAAAAAGGAGATATGTTAGAAATATTTAAAAAAATTGTTGATGTTTTAAAAAATAACGATTATTTAGTATTTGCGGCCCCAAACAAAATGGAACTTGATTTAAAGTTAGTAGAATTCTACGAAATGAGAGTTCATAAAAGTCTTACACGATATATTCATGTTTATAAAAAAGATTAA
- the acs gene encoding acetate--CoA ligase has protein sequence MKTGDKYILLEKYSEMQQKALEDPEKFWGEQAKCLEWDKTWDNVLEWNPPYAKWFKSGSLNASYNCVDRHIKGNRRNKAAIICEKEDGSCGILTYYELYREINKFANVLENLGVEKGDVVTIYMPMMTEAIIAMLACSRIGVIHNVVFSGFSSDALADRINDSKSKILVTTNLLYRRGKEIELKKILDKALLNCNSIKHVVYVKRGIEEFNLVSGKEYFWDELMGGAKSYVEPVPVESDHPLFILYTSGTTGSPKGVVHSTGGYLTYATKTMDWTWGLNEMDVFWCTADIGWITGHTYVVYGPLSLGATIVLYEGAIDYPEPDRLWGIVENHGVTLLYTAPTAIRMLMMYGEKWVNTHDLSTLRLLGSVGEPINPRAWKWYYKVIGKEKCPICDCYWQTETGGHMIYPAIGIQSVPLKPGSATFPGIGIDVDVVDNEGNPVEANIKGNLIIKRPWPGMLAGLWNNDERYRAAYWDRFKNNFSTSDYAIKDQDGYIWVLGRSDEVLNVSGHRIGTAELEHELVSNKMVAESAVVGKPDDVKGEVPVAFVILNERYRELPSNEVKATLIRHIRDTVGPIGTPAMIFFVNKLPKTRSGKIMRRILKKLIIGEEIGDVTTLEDNTSLEDVKKELEDFKYD, from the coding sequence ATGAAAACGGGAGATAAATATATACTGCTTGAAAAATATTCGGAAATGCAGCAGAAAGCTTTGGAAGATCCTGAAAAATTCTGGGGGGAGCAAGCAAAATGTTTAGAATGGGATAAAACATGGGATAACGTACTGGAGTGGAATCCACCTTACGCAAAATGGTTCAAAAGCGGCAGTTTAAATGCAAGCTATAATTGTGTTGATAGACACATAAAAGGAAACAGGAGAAATAAGGCGGCCATAATCTGTGAAAAAGAGGATGGAAGTTGTGGAATTTTAACATATTATGAATTATACCGAGAAATAAATAAATTTGCAAATGTTCTTGAGAATTTGGGTGTTGAAAAAGGGGATGTAGTCACAATATACATGCCAATGATGACCGAGGCAATTATTGCAATGCTTGCATGTTCGAGAATCGGGGTAATCCATAACGTTGTATTTTCTGGATTTTCATCAGATGCGCTTGCTGACCGGATAAACGATTCAAAATCAAAAATATTGGTGACTACAAACCTGTTGTACCGACGTGGAAAAGAGATTGAACTTAAAAAAATATTGGATAAAGCACTATTAAATTGTAATTCAATAAAACACGTAGTTTATGTAAAAAGGGGAATCGAAGAATTTAATTTAGTTTCTGGAAAAGAATACTTCTGGGATGAATTAATGGGCGGTGCTAAAAGCTACGTGGAACCTGTTCCTGTAGAATCAGATCACCCCCTATTTATTCTTTACACGAGTGGTACAACCGGAAGTCCAAAAGGAGTGGTTCACTCAACAGGGGGATATTTAACTTACGCTACAAAAACCATGGATTGGACATGGGGATTAAATGAAATGGATGTATTTTGGTGTACTGCGGACATTGGATGGATTACGGGTCACACTTACGTAGTGTATGGCCCATTATCACTTGGTGCTACGATAGTACTCTATGAAGGTGCGATAGACTACCCTGAACCCGACAGGTTATGGGGGATTGTGGAAAATCACGGAGTTACCTTACTTTACACCGCACCAACCGCGATAAGAATGCTCATGATGTACGGTGAAAAATGGGTAAATACCCACGATTTATCAACATTGAGGCTTTTAGGAAGTGTAGGGGAACCGATAAATCCAAGAGCTTGGAAATGGTACTATAAAGTAATTGGGAAAGAAAAATGCCCAATTTGTGACTGCTACTGGCAAACAGAAACCGGAGGACACATGATTTATCCTGCAATCGGAATCCAGTCAGTTCCATTAAAACCAGGTTCTGCAACGTTTCCAGGAATCGGAATTGACGTTGACGTTGTGGACAACGAAGGAAATCCCGTAGAAGCAAATATAAAAGGAAACCTTATTATAAAAAGGCCATGGCCAGGAATGCTTGCAGGGCTGTGGAATAACGATGAAAGATACCGTGCAGCATACTGGGATAGATTTAAAAACAACTTTTCAACATCTGACTATGCAATAAAGGATCAGGATGGATACATCTGGGTATTGGGACGATCTGACGAAGTATTGAATGTTTCAGGACACAGGATAGGAACAGCGGAACTCGAACACGAGCTTGTGTCAAATAAGATGGTTGCAGAGTCTGCAGTAGTTGGAAAACCTGACGATGTAAAAGGAGAAGTTCCTGTTGCATTTGTTATATTAAACGAAAGATACCGTGAACTTCCATCAAATGAAGTAAAGGCTACACTTATCCGGCATATCAGGGATACTGTTGGCCCAATTGGAACTCCTGCAATGATATTCTTCGTAAATAAGCTTCCAAAAACAAGAAGTGGAAAGATAATGAGAAGAATCTTGAAAAAACTCATAATAGGCGAAGAAATAGGCGATGTTACTACATTGGAAGATAATACGAGTCTAGAAGATGTTAAAAAAGAGCTTGAAGATTTCAAGTATGATTAA
- the nifH gene encoding nitrogenase iron protein, with product MKQIAFYGKGGIGKSTTVCNLAAALSKRGKKVIVVGCDPKHDCTSNLRSGEDIPTVLDVLREKGIDKLGIETIIREKLLEKEDIIYEGFNGIYCVEAGGPKPGYGCAGRGVIVVIDLLKKMKVFEELGVDVVLYDVLGDVVCGGFAMPLRIGLADQIYVVTSSDYMALYAANNICSGISQFVKRGGSTLGGIIYNVRGSMDAFDIVSEFANQLNANIIGKVPNSPIINEAEIDGQTAIEYAPEEKISEIYMELAEKIYENNTGTTPNPLENAQIMQIGKMIKERIKKQKIVE from the coding sequence TTGAAACAGATTGCGTTCTACGGAAAAGGTGGCATCGGAAAGTCGACTACGGTTTGTAATTTAGCAGCGGCATTATCAAAACGTGGCAAAAAAGTTATCGTTGTAGGATGCGACCCGAAACACGATTGCACCTCCAATTTAAGAAGTGGTGAAGACATACCCACTGTTTTAGATGTTTTGAGAGAAAAAGGAATTGATAAACTCGGAATTGAAACCATAATTCGCGAGAAATTACTTGAAAAAGAAGATATAATTTACGAAGGATTTAATGGAATTTACTGCGTTGAAGCAGGAGGTCCAAAACCAGGATACGGCTGCGCTGGAAGGGGTGTGATTGTTGTAATTGACCTTTTGAAAAAAATGAAAGTTTTTGAAGAACTCGGTGTTGATGTAGTTCTTTACGATGTTTTAGGAGATGTTGTGTGCGGAGGATTTGCAATGCCACTTAGAATTGGCCTTGCTGACCAGATATACGTTGTAACTTCTTCAGATTACATGGCACTTTACGCGGCAAACAACATCTGCAGTGGAATAAGCCAGTTTGTAAAACGTGGAGGAAGTACACTTGGAGGAATAATATACAATGTCAGGGGCTCTATGGATGCATTTGATATTGTAAGTGAATTTGCAAACCAGTTAAATGCAAACATTATTGGAAAAGTTCCAAATTCCCCAATAATTAACGAAGCCGAAATCGATGGGCAAACTGCAATAGAATATGCTCCAGAAGAAAAAATAAGTGAAATATATATGGAACTTGCAGAAAAAATATATGAAAATAATACTGGAACGACACCTAACCCCCTAGAAAACGCTCAAATAATGCAGATTGGAAAAATGATTAAAGAAAGAATAAAAAAGCAGAAAATTGTCGAATAA
- a CDS encoding FAD-dependent oxidoreductase → MDVIVVGGGTSGLLSALALEKEGHNVTVFEKEDVVGGLCRSEKIDGYTVDIGVHAITMLDNGPLIRLLNKYSRYIPNFRNYGDYYIRTDKLHRIPVSMHEWMTTPVIPNKDKVLITSKIMDLMTMGFTKDASVHDFVKEMGLSETSIDFFNTIAYFLSGEDLENTPLWRFFTGAGYIPEDDILPFIYKDMKINPLKSTLVKKFGTERIINILNAGFISSIKNGSKKYINKFMTEHRYSTQGYPVGGVQSICNCITYSLVNTRIKNEEVKKITKNGKKYTVKTSEGEYTSDIIVYSAPAITLPKVAKITKIQKNKEKLNNIKFTKSTTIWIGDEKNYFPYLGSEIWIENPCWASTVSNYDESLAPKGKHLMGFSFVNSTKENALQTIENKLNLNTDKVDMLYVQETIPEQASCSIGQFFVYPKIDDSFFVVGTDSDPRSMGITRAAYSVEVMLSEFKSIYDTQNETAKK, encoded by the coding sequence ATGGATGTAATTGTAGTAGGCGGTGGAACTTCGGGACTTCTTTCAGCACTTGCACTTGAAAAAGAAGGGCACAACGTAACAGTATTTGAAAAAGAAGATGTAGTAGGCGGTTTGTGTAGAAGTGAAAAAATTGATGGATATACTGTTGATATAGGGGTCCATGCAATTACCATGCTTGATAACGGACCGTTGATCAGACTTTTAAATAAATACTCTAGATACATTCCAAATTTCAGAAATTACGGGGATTACTACATAAGAACTGATAAATTGCATAGAATACCTGTTTCGATGCATGAATGGATGACTACACCCGTAATTCCAAATAAAGATAAAGTTTTGATCACATCTAAAATTATGGACTTAATGACAATGGGTTTTACAAAAGATGCCTCAGTACATGACTTTGTAAAAGAAATGGGCCTTAGTGAAACTTCGATAGACTTTTTCAACACCATTGCTTACTTTTTAAGTGGGGAAGACCTTGAAAACACCCCACTCTGGAGATTTTTTACAGGTGCAGGATATATTCCTGAAGATGATATTTTACCATTCATCTACAAGGATATGAAGATAAATCCGCTGAAATCAACACTCGTAAAGAAATTTGGAACTGAACGGATCATTAATATTTTAAATGCAGGATTTATAAGCTCCATAAAGAACGGATCAAAAAAATACATCAATAAATTCATGACTGAGCACAGATATTCGACGCAAGGCTATCCTGTTGGAGGAGTTCAGTCTATCTGTAATTGTATAACTTATTCACTCGTAAATACCCGAATAAAAAACGAAGAAGTTAAAAAAATAACAAAAAACGGTAAAAAATACACTGTAAAAACTTCTGAAGGAGAATACACATCAGACATTATTGTTTATTCTGCGCCCGCAATTACATTACCAAAAGTGGCGAAAATAACTAAAATTCAGAAAAATAAGGAAAAATTAAACAATATCAAATTTACAAAATCAACTACGATCTGGATAGGGGATGAAAAAAATTATTTCCCATATCTGGGTTCAGAAATATGGATAGAAAATCCTTGTTGGGCATCTACCGTTTCAAACTACGATGAAAGCCTTGCTCCAAAAGGAAAACACCTGATGGGCTTTTCTTTTGTAAATTCGACAAAAGAAAATGCCTTACAAACTATTGAAAATAAATTAAATTTAAATACTGACAAAGTCGATATGCTCTATGTTCAAGAAACGATTCCGGAGCAGGCTTCTTGCTCGATCGGACAGTTCTTCGTGTACCCTAAAATTGATGATAGTTTCTTTGTTGTTGGAACAGATTCTGATCCAAGAAGTATGGGTATAACAAGAGCCGCATATTCTGTTGAAGTCATGTTATCAGAATTTAAAAGTATTTACGATACTCAAAACGAAACGGCTAAAAAATAA
- the hpt gene encoding hypoxanthine/guanine phosphoribosyltransferase, which yields MSRLLEESLKTCPIVKRGEYHYFIHPISDGVPLVEPELLRDISTRVIKMIDTEVDKIVTAEAMGIPIVTAVSIATDIPYVIMRKREYLLEGEIPVHQETGYSKGELYLNGINKGDKVVILDDVISTGGTLVAIINALKRAGADIRDVLCIIDRGNGQNIVEEKTGYKVKTLVKIEVVDGKVQILK from the coding sequence ATGAGCAGGTTATTGGAAGAATCATTGAAAACGTGTCCTATTGTAAAAAGAGGAGAATACCACTACTTTATACACCCGATATCTGATGGAGTTCCACTTGTTGAACCAGAATTATTAAGAGATATTTCAACAAGAGTTATCAAAATGATAGATACCGAAGTTGATAAAATTGTGACTGCTGAAGCGATGGGAATTCCAATTGTGACCGCAGTATCAATTGCAACAGATATTCCTTACGTTATAATGAGAAAAAGAGAATATTTACTTGAAGGAGAAATTCCTGTCCACCAAGAAACTGGATACAGTAAAGGAGAACTTTACTTAAACGGAATAAACAAAGGAGACAAGGTTGTAATCCTCGATGATGTTATCTCAACAGGCGGAACCCTTGTTGCAATTATAAACGCATTGAAAAGAGCTGGTGCAGATATCAGGGATGTTTTGTGTATAATCGATAGGGGAAACGGGCAAAACATTGTTGAAGAAAAAACAGGATACAAAGTAAAAACTCTCGTAAAAATTGAAGTTGTTGATGGAAAAGTGCAGATTTTAAAGTAA
- a CDS encoding fumarylacetoacetate hydrolase family protein yields the protein MNITPSKIVCAGLNYKDHAEELKMKLPKEPVIFLKPTSSIIFNEEAIKIPKASERIDYEAELAIVIGKTCKSVKKENAKNYIKGVTILNDVTARDLQEKDGQWTRAKSFDTFSPIGPKIVSGIDANNLKIQLRVNGKLKQDSNTNNMIFSVEELVEFVSSIMTLYPDDIISTGTPPGVGKLEKGDIVEIEIENIGILKNFVE from the coding sequence TTGAATATAACTCCTTCAAAAATAGTATGTGCTGGATTGAATTACAAAGATCATGCCGAAGAACTTAAAATGAAGTTGCCAAAAGAGCCAGTTATATTTTTAAAACCCACTTCTTCGATAATATTTAACGAAGAAGCAATTAAAATACCAAAAGCATCTGAAAGAATCGATTACGAAGCTGAACTTGCAATTGTAATTGGAAAAACCTGTAAATCCGTAAAAAAAGAAAATGCAAAAAACTACATAAAAGGAGTTACAATTTTAAATGATGTTACTGCAAGAGATCTTCAGGAAAAAGATGGGCAGTGGACAAGAGCTAAATCTTTTGATACTTTTTCTCCAATTGGTCCAAAAATAGTATCAGGAATTGATGCAAATAACTTAAAAATACAGTTAAGAGTTAATGGAAAACTAAAACAGGATTCAAACACCAATAATATGATATTTAGTGTTGAAGAACTTGTTGAATTTGTTTCTTCAATAATGACACTTTATCCAGACGATATTATTTCAACAGGAACCCCACCTGGAGTTGGAAAGCTTGAAAAAGGAGATATTGTCGAAATTGAAATTGAAAACATTGGAATTTTAAAAAATTTCGTTGAATAA
- a CDS encoding DUF2117 family protein — translation MNVGIVVHGPEIIDSGFAEKIFAILKNLDKNINLQIKLGGTIGRVAVIDNSLEYIIDISEKLVPSKSLKKLENNDILILLNYGKSKITGHTFGKIVVERSTVKKPVIQIERPGEADGTIILWNTTKDDEILGKIVNEISDKLELNVEKCISKGLNFWVEGTKSFRKINGVDIDESIMLNGIIIGRSNQKDVTIVSENGNIVDIIGGTVKWHGVEKLGNIDLEKVVVKTGLLRRHPSKNQKISKYNLNSDLGEVLFVNHAGEDVLETIQNKKICAVLTVGDDTTTICGDILSRFGVKIIGITDGDRDDILKNPSILGGSVVFLIKNQKDDDVGELLEKELGNSKKLGNFEKYVETIKQIMKKECIEFEEIIH, via the coding sequence TTGAACGTAGGAATTGTTGTACACGGGCCCGAAATCATTGATTCAGGATTTGCAGAAAAAATCTTTGCTATTTTAAAAAATTTAGATAAAAATATCAATTTACAGATTAAATTAGGGGGAACCATTGGAAGAGTTGCAGTAATCGATAATTCCCTTGAATATATCATCGATATTTCTGAAAAGTTGGTTCCATCAAAATCGCTTAAAAAACTCGAAAATAATGACATTTTGATCCTTTTAAACTATGGAAAATCAAAAATTACTGGCCACACTTTCGGAAAAATCGTTGTTGAAAGATCAACTGTTAAAAAACCAGTAATTCAGATTGAAAGGCCTGGAGAAGCTGACGGTACAATAATACTATGGAATACTACAAAAGATGATGAAATTTTAGGAAAAATAGTAAATGAAATCTCAGATAAACTCGAGTTAAACGTTGAAAAGTGTATCAGTAAGGGATTAAATTTCTGGGTTGAAGGAACTAAATCTTTTAGAAAAATAAATGGTGTAGATATAGATGAGTCCATTATGCTAAATGGCATTATAATTGGACGGTCTAACCAAAAAGATGTTACAATAGTTTCTGAAAATGGAAATATTGTAGATATTATTGGCGGAACTGTCAAATGGCACGGTGTTGAAAAGTTAGGAAATATCGATCTTGAAAAAGTTGTTGTAAAAACCGGACTTTTAAGGCGCCACCCTTCAAAAAACCAAAAAATTTCCAAATATAACTTAAATTCTGATTTAGGTGAAGTTTTATTTGTAAACCATGCCGGAGAAGACGTTTTAGAAACCATACAAAACAAAAAAATATGCGCAGTTTTGACTGTTGGTGACGATACAACTACCATCTGCGGAGATATCCTTTCAAGATTTGGAGTTAAAATAATCGGGATTACTGATGGGGATAGGGACGATATCTTGAAAAATCCAAGTATTTTGGGCGGATCTGTCGTATTTCTGATTAAAAATCAAAAAGATGATGATGTCGGAGAATTACTTGAAAAAGAGCTTGGTAATTCTAAAAAATTGGGGAATTTTGAAAAATACGTGGAAACTATAAAACAGATAATGAAGAAAGAATGTATTGAATTTGAAGAAATAATCCACTAA
- a CDS encoding thiamine pyrophosphate-binding protein, protein MKYLDFIIDFFENKGVKSVFAYPGEQILPIYGALHENSKINCIDVKHEQASAHAADGYFRITNEVGVCLATAGPGATNLTTGIATAFKDSSSVLALSGRCSTNYLGKNYFQEIPMDFLNFEKGYFVENSDSKYLINSYDDSYELKKPVSINIPADIYDLEVIDSEIDLINKNTESLETTISTIKKHENAKNPVLLLGQGIYGNLKYSEILEINEILKKLQIPILTTYPARGVIDENFENVYGMVGRRGSLQSNELILKSDAVFSIGASLSYNTLPESVRDKILYNVIPLKFGINSTNDIKTIVNTFNENVFSGHVKPSGHDLSRNEFKFGDYSTKIHEILENLPKDTIITTDAGNHTVFVSLLKKCVAPRNIISSHSMGTMGFGLPASIGVKFGCNDYNINREVVSISGDGGFQMTIQELGTVAENNLKILIVVMKNNHLNMFGKINTPDFNKIADAYGIENVYIQNSDEIGENISYFLKKSIPYVMVVECENEKLPKPFI, encoded by the coding sequence ATGAAATATTTGGATTTTATAATAGATTTTTTTGAAAATAAAGGCGTTAAATCTGTTTTCGCATATCCTGGAGAGCAGATTCTTCCAATTTATGGGGCACTTCATGAAAACTCGAAAATAAACTGCATCGATGTAAAACACGAACAGGCTTCAGCTCATGCAGCAGATGGATATTTTAGAATTACAAATGAAGTCGGGGTTTGCCTTGCAACTGCAGGCCCGGGAGCTACAAATTTAACAACCGGAATTGCAACTGCATTTAAAGATTCGTCTTCAGTTCTCGCACTTAGTGGCAGGTGTTCTACAAATTACCTTGGTAAAAATTATTTTCAAGAAATTCCGATGGATTTTTTAAATTTTGAAAAAGGATATTTTGTTGAAAATTCTGACTCCAAATATTTAATTAATTCATATGATGATTCTTATGAACTTAAAAAGCCAGTTTCTATAAATATCCCTGCAGATATCTACGATTTAGAGGTTATTGATTCAGAAATAGATTTAATAAATAAAAATACGGAATCACTTGAAACCACAATTTCAACGATAAAAAAACATGAAAATGCTAAAAATCCAGTTTTACTTCTAGGACAGGGGATTTACGGTAATTTAAAGTATTCTGAAATTCTTGAAATTAATGAAATTTTAAAAAAGCTTCAAATTCCAATATTAACTACATATCCTGCAAGAGGAGTTATTGATGAGAATTTTGAAAATGTGTACGGCATGGTTGGAAGAAGGGGAAGTTTACAGTCAAACGAACTCATTTTAAAAAGCGATGCGGTATTTTCAATAGGTGCGAGTCTCTCATACAATACACTTCCAGAAAGCGTAAGGGATAAAATTTTATATAATGTAATTCCCCTTAAGTTTGGTATCAATAGTACCAACGACATTAAGACTATTGTAAATACATTTAATGAAAACGTTTTTTCCGGCCACGTTAAGCCGTCCGGACATGATTTAAGCCGAAACGAATTTAAATTCGGCGACTATTCTACTAAAATCCATGAAATATTGGAAAACTTACCAAAAGATACAATAATAACTACGGATGCTGGAAATCACACTGTTTTTGTTTCTTTATTAAAAAAATGTGTGGCTCCACGAAATATCATTTCTTCTCATTCAATGGGCACCATGGGCTTTGGACTTCCCGCTTCAATCGGTGTCAAATTTGGATGCAATGATTATAATATAAACCGAGAAGTCGTTTCCATTAGTGGAGATGGCGGTTTTCAGATGACTATCCAAGAACTTGGGACTGTCGCTGAAAATAACTTAAAAATACTTATTGTAGTGATGAAAAACAATCATTTAAACATGTTTGGCAAAATCAATACGCCCGATTTCAATAAAATTGCGGATGCATACGGAATTGAAAATGTTTACATCCAAAATAGCGATGAAATCGGTGAAAATATATCTTACTTCTTAAAAAAGAGCATTCCATACGTTATGGTTGTAGAATGTGAAAATGAAAAACTTCCAAAACCGTTTATTTAA
- a CDS encoding topoisomerase DNA-binding C4 zinc finger domain-containing protein: MSNELFETLTSNIHFNVTEMGRKTWNQNWMVPENLITIVGLKNGKKPVFYYGHTENYRTNFVLKKGTSENGNKYINARVYFRFCKDTIVEKEKYVVANGFNGLLLGIKIGKTEFINTFKSMLLEEYKRGDEHTIEVLERMKDRNVFESVEESAQYIADRDYNWLIGRLKYKGKLFNYSGQGYWLLPLKTQMELTKGFVEEDCDLTIDLENTEVFENYLIYVDTVNSVVRYNGERLCTSGYSLAEELKKHNDENTCPWCGEKLRLIRTKKGEFLGCSSYPTCLYRRFLNKK, from the coding sequence ATGTCAAACGAATTATTTGAAACCCTTACAAGCAATATTCACTTTAATGTGACTGAAATGGGTAGAAAAACGTGGAATCAAAACTGGATGGTTCCTGAAAATCTTATTACAATTGTAGGACTTAAAAATGGTAAAAAACCCGTCTTTTACTATGGGCATACTGAAAATTACAGGACAAACTTCGTTTTAAAAAAAGGAACTTCAGAAAATGGCAACAAATACATAAATGCCAGAGTTTACTTCAGATTCTGTAAAGATACAATTGTTGAAAAAGAAAAATACGTTGTTGCAAACGGATTTAACGGCCTATTACTCGGAATAAAGATAGGTAAAACTGAATTTATAAACACTTTCAAAAGTATGCTCCTTGAAGAGTACAAACGAGGAGACGAACATACAATAGAAGTTTTAGAAAGAATGAAAGATAGAAATGTCTTTGAATCTGTTGAAGAAAGTGCTCAGTACATTGCTGACAGAGATTACAACTGGTTGATCGGCAGATTAAAATATAAAGGCAAATTATTCAACTATTCCGGTCAAGGCTACTGGTTACTTCCTTTGAAAACTCAGATGGAATTGACAAAAGGTTTCGTTGAAGAAGACTGTGATTTAACAATAGACCTTGAAAATACGGAAGTTTTCGAAAACTACCTTATCTACGTTGACACAGTAAACAGTGTAGTTAGATACAATGGTGAAAGACTCTGTACTTCAGGATATTCGCTTGCAGAAGAGTTGAAAAAACATAACGATGAAAATACCTGTCCATGGTGTGGAGAGAAATTAAGGCTCATAAGAACTAAAAAAGGAGAATTTTTAGGATGCTCCTCTTATCCAACATGTTTGTACAGGCGATTTTTAAATAAAAAATAA